A genomic window from Streptomyces sp. WMMC940 includes:
- a CDS encoding tryptophan 2,3-dioxygenase codes for MEQPNSCPKQQNGSEGAPPYVTYAHMDRLHELQQPRSDSPRELTFLLISHVKELLFRAVLVEVDQAREQLRESQVDQACESLSRAVRVQRLLVNVWDTMTAMSPDEFLAFRDILGEASGTQSFMYRALEFTLGNKDPRTVARCSRYMDLYPELKKALNAPSLYDEALSLLVRMGATIPRGVYEREPGAPYTPSPAVEQAWLAVYQEPTRWRQAHRVAELLTEVSYQFSHWRATHLLVVERMLGSKPGTGGTAGLDWLRSVNEHRFFPELWTVRTLL; via the coding sequence ATGGAGCAGCCGAATTCCTGTCCAAAGCAGCAGAACGGCAGTGAGGGCGCACCCCCCTACGTCACCTACGCCCACATGGACAGGTTGCACGAATTGCAGCAACCGCGATCCGACTCTCCGCGGGAACTGACGTTCCTTCTCATCAGCCATGTCAAGGAACTGCTGTTCCGGGCCGTACTCGTGGAGGTGGACCAGGCTCGCGAACAGCTTCGCGAGAGCCAGGTCGACCAGGCGTGCGAGAGCCTGTCGCGTGCCGTGCGCGTCCAGCGGCTGCTGGTGAACGTATGGGACACGATGACGGCGATGTCGCCGGATGAGTTCCTTGCGTTCCGTGACATCCTCGGCGAGGCATCCGGCACTCAGTCCTTCATGTATCGGGCGCTGGAGTTCACACTCGGCAACAAGGACCCTCGGACCGTGGCTCGGTGTTCCCGCTACATGGACCTCTATCCGGAACTCAAAAAGGCGTTGAATGCCCCGAGTCTCTACGACGAAGCGCTGAGCCTACTGGTCCGCATGGGAGCCACGATTCCACGAGGCGTCTACGAGCGTGAGCCCGGCGCGCCGTACACGCCCAGCCCGGCCGTGGAACAGGCGTGGCTCGCCGTCTACCAGGAGCCGACTCGCTGGAGGCAGGCCCATCGAGTCGCGGAGCTGTTGACCGAGGTGTCTTATCAGTTCTCCCACTGGCGCGCCACGCATCTCCTGGTGGTGGAACGCATGCTCGGCAGCAAGCCGGGAACGGGCGGCACGGCGGGCCTGGACTGGCTTCGGTCGGTGAACGAGCACCGCTTCTTTCCCGAACTGTGGACTGTCCGCACACTCCTCTGA
- a CDS encoding DUF6875 domain-containing protein yields MPDIDVRLTEPAAETTKLIDDWLTGHITKPHAELGRSGPVCPFVEPSRRAGCLVLHTAEWRPDFGLSHMVDTVDNAVEYFATHEWDSRNSNLHSLLVAVPDLPRDAYWLIDKAHQLTKDRVVARGLMLGQFHPTCEEPAARNSGFPVNRSPVPLFAVRNMALHDILFLHADDIWFAEYEQRYGRHYEKPDRIAPDFVRLFQAARARLAGGPHQRRTDSLNTDRIR; encoded by the coding sequence GTGCCGGACATTGACGTTAGGCTGACAGAACCAGCCGCAGAGACAACCAAGCTGATTGATGACTGGCTGACCGGCCACATAACCAAGCCCCATGCGGAGCTCGGTCGCAGCGGTCCTGTGTGTCCGTTCGTCGAGCCCTCACGGAGAGCCGGCTGTCTCGTGCTCCATACCGCGGAATGGCGACCGGATTTCGGCCTCTCGCACATGGTGGACACCGTCGACAACGCGGTTGAATATTTCGCCACCCACGAGTGGGACTCGCGGAACTCCAACCTCCACTCGTTGCTGGTAGCGGTGCCGGATCTGCCCCGCGATGCCTACTGGTTGATCGACAAGGCGCACCAACTCACCAAGGACCGCGTCGTAGCCAGGGGGCTCATGCTGGGACAGTTCCACCCGACCTGCGAAGAGCCCGCAGCGCGCAACAGCGGATTCCCCGTCAACAGGTCGCCGGTACCGCTGTTCGCGGTACGGAACATGGCTTTGCACGACATACTCTTCCTGCACGCCGACGACATCTGGTTCGCAGAATACGAGCAGCGCTATGGACGGCATTACGAGAAGCCGGACCGCATCGCCCCTGATTTCGTCAGACTGTTCCAAGCCGCGCGTGCTCGACTGGCCGGTGGACCTCACCAGCGACGCACTGACTCGCTGAACACCGACCGCATCAGGTGA
- a CDS encoding alpha/beta hydrolase, translating to MYVYGDMTQEELDREYSPSSCAPQFSAHLTRYATGSDRAREILDHRLDVRYGPGAAELLDFYPPRRPQAPLFVFVHGGHWQEMNKEASAFAAPDLVEQGAGFIAVGYGLAPNHGIGSMVTAIRRALGWISSHAAELGTRRDLLFAGGSSAGAHLVAMALCATAEEPLDVAGAVLLSGVYDLEPVRLSYVNDKVRMDGSAAAANSPIHHLPLATSKVIVARGAAETAEYARQHVDFVNALTHRGLRPVDLTVAGRDHFDLPFDLGRRGTALGDAVLTRMGL from the coding sequence ATGTATGTCTATGGCGACATGACCCAGGAGGAACTCGACCGGGAATATTCCCCGAGTTCCTGCGCGCCGCAATTCTCTGCGCATCTTACACGTTATGCGACAGGCAGCGACCGGGCCAGGGAAATCCTTGACCACCGGCTTGACGTTCGCTACGGGCCCGGCGCGGCGGAGTTGCTGGACTTTTATCCGCCGCGACGTCCCCAGGCCCCGCTGTTCGTTTTCGTACATGGTGGTCACTGGCAGGAGATGAACAAGGAGGCGTCCGCGTTCGCTGCTCCCGACCTGGTGGAGCAGGGTGCGGGATTCATTGCCGTCGGCTACGGTCTCGCACCGAACCACGGCATCGGATCAATGGTCACAGCAATACGGCGGGCCCTGGGGTGGATATCGTCCCACGCCGCGGAGCTGGGTACCCGGCGCGACCTCCTTTTCGCGGGCGGCAGTTCGGCGGGAGCGCACCTTGTGGCGATGGCGCTGTGCGCCACCGCGGAGGAGCCCTTGGACGTCGCCGGGGCGGTGCTGCTCAGCGGCGTCTACGACCTCGAGCCGGTGCGGTTGAGTTACGTCAACGACAAGGTGCGCATGGACGGATCCGCGGCGGCCGCCAACAGTCCCATCCACCATCTCCCGCTTGCCACGTCGAAGGTCATCGTCGCGAGGGGTGCCGCCGAGACCGCCGAATACGCCCGGCAGCACGTCGACTTCGTGAACGCGTTGACGCACCGCGGCCTGCGACCCGTCGATCTGACGGTGGCCGGGCGCGACCACTTCGACCTGCCCTTCGACCTCGGGCGTCGCGGCACCGCGCTGGGCGATGCCGTGCTGACCCGGATGGGTCTGTGA
- a CDS encoding (Fe-S)-binding protein, with amino-acid sequence MQLTAIIVSLVLAMVGVALFGRAIAQIYRFVKLGQPVPAGLRTNDPVARTLTVVREFLGHTRMNRWGIIGIAHWFVAVAFFSLLLTLANAFGQLFQPDWMLPVIGEWLPYELVVELFGATMTLGILTLIVIRLLSLPSRAGRKSRFAGSKAWQAYFVEYVILTIGLAILTLRGLEGVLHHVEAYDPAYFASYPLVLAFKGLSTGALQNLVYLTALIKISASFIWMITISLNTNMGVAWHRFLAFPNIWFKREASGGTALGALQPMASGGKPINFADPGEDDVFGVSQVEQFSWKGLLDFSTCTECGRCQSQCPAWNTGKPLSPKLLIMSLRDHAHAKAPYLLAGGGKTVEGEEKASEEQLKDVPAAALAEAERPLVGTLEDNGVIDPDVLWSCTTCGACVEQCPVDIEHVDHIVDMRRYQVMIESSFPSEAGTMLKNLEKKGNPWGLAKKQRLEWLKEVDFEIPVVGKDIEDLTEVDYLYWVGCAGALEDRAKKTTKAFAELLHIAGVKFAIMGGDEKCTGDSARRLGNEPLFQELGMENVMALNMAFGEETDDEGKVTPESAKPKSSKKIVATCPHCLNTLGNEYPQLGGDYEVIHHTQLLQHLVDEGKLIPVTPVEGIITYHDPCYLGRHNKIYTPPREIIAAVPGVRNEEMHRHKERGFCCGAGGARMWMEERIGKRINNERVDEALSLNPDIVSTACPFCLVMLTDSVNGKKNDGKAKESIQVVDVAQLLLDSVKTTPTDEPEGGDGQTAAQPQPQPVK; translated from the coding sequence ATGCAACTCACCGCGATCATCGTGTCGCTGGTGCTCGCCATGGTCGGTGTCGCACTGTTCGGCCGAGCCATCGCGCAAATCTACCGCTTCGTGAAACTCGGCCAGCCGGTCCCCGCCGGACTGCGGACCAACGATCCGGTCGCGCGGACACTCACCGTGGTCCGGGAGTTCCTCGGCCACACCCGAATGAACAGATGGGGGATCATCGGCATCGCCCACTGGTTCGTCGCCGTCGCCTTCTTCAGCCTGCTTCTCACGCTCGCCAACGCCTTCGGGCAGCTCTTCCAGCCCGACTGGATGTTGCCGGTCATCGGCGAGTGGCTGCCGTACGAGCTGGTGGTCGAGCTGTTCGGCGCGACGATGACCCTGGGCATCCTCACCCTCATCGTGATCCGGCTGCTCAGCCTGCCCTCCCGGGCCGGTCGCAAGTCCCGGTTCGCCGGTTCCAAGGCCTGGCAGGCGTACTTCGTGGAGTACGTCATCCTCACCATCGGCCTGGCCATCCTCACCCTGCGCGGACTGGAGGGGGTGCTGCACCACGTCGAGGCCTACGATCCGGCGTACTTCGCGTCGTATCCCCTCGTGCTGGCCTTCAAAGGGCTGAGCACTGGCGCCCTGCAGAACCTCGTCTACCTGACGGCCTTGATCAAGATCAGCGCATCCTTCATCTGGATGATCACGATCTCGCTCAACACCAACATGGGTGTGGCCTGGCACCGCTTCCTGGCGTTCCCGAACATCTGGTTCAAGCGCGAGGCGAGCGGCGGCACCGCCCTCGGCGCACTCCAGCCGATGGCCTCCGGCGGTAAGCCGATCAACTTCGCCGACCCGGGCGAGGACGACGTCTTCGGCGTCTCCCAGGTCGAGCAGTTCTCCTGGAAGGGCCTGCTGGACTTCTCCACCTGCACCGAGTGCGGCCGCTGCCAGTCGCAGTGCCCCGCCTGGAACACGGGCAAGCCGCTCTCCCCGAAGCTGCTGATCATGTCGCTGCGCGACCACGCGCACGCCAAGGCCCCGTACCTGCTGGCCGGCGGCGGCAAGACCGTGGAGGGCGAGGAGAAGGCCTCCGAGGAGCAGCTGAAGGACGTCCCGGCCGCCGCGCTGGCCGAGGCCGAGCGTCCCCTGGTCGGCACGCTGGAGGACAACGGCGTCATCGACCCGGACGTGCTGTGGTCCTGCACCACCTGCGGCGCCTGCGTGGAGCAGTGCCCGGTCGACATCGAGCACGTCGACCACATCGTCGACATGCGCCGCTACCAGGTGATGATCGAGAGCTCCTTCCCGTCCGAGGCGGGCACGATGCTCAAGAACCTGGAGAAGAAGGGCAACCCCTGGGGCCTGGCCAAGAAGCAGCGCCTGGAGTGGCTCAAGGAGGTCGACTTCGAGATCCCGGTCGTCGGCAAGGACATCGAGGACCTCACCGAGGTCGACTACCTGTACTGGGTCGGCTGCGCCGGCGCCCTGGAGGACCGCGCCAAGAAGACCACCAAGGCCTTCGCCGAGCTGCTCCACATCGCGGGCGTCAAGTTCGCGATCATGGGCGGCGACGAGAAGTGCACCGGTGACTCCGCCCGGCGCCTGGGCAACGAGCCCCTGTTCCAGGAGCTCGGCATGGAGAACGTCATGGCGCTGAACATGGCGTTCGGCGAGGAGACGGACGACGAGGGCAAGGTGACGCCCGAGTCGGCGAAGCCGAAGTCGTCGAAGAAGATCGTCGCGACCTGCCCGCACTGCCTCAACACCCTCGGCAACGAGTACCCGCAGCTCGGCGGCGACTACGAGGTCATCCACCACACCCAGCTGCTCCAGCACCTGGTGGACGAGGGCAAGCTGATCCCGGTCACGCCGGTCGAGGGCATCATCACCTACCACGACCCGTGCTACCTGGGCCGCCACAACAAGATCTACACGCCGCCGCGCGAGATCATCGCCGCCGTCCCCGGCGTCCGCAACGAGGAGATGCACCGCCACAAGGAGCGCGGCTTCTGTTGCGGCGCCGGTGGTGCGCGGATGTGGATGGAGGAGCGGATCGGCAAGCGCATCAACAACGAGCGCGTCGACGAGGCCCTCTCCCTCAACCCCGACATCGTCTCCACGGCCTGCCCCTTCTGCCTCGTCATGCTGACGGACTCCGTCAACGGCAAGAAGAACGACGGCAAGGCCAAGGAGTCCATCCAGGTCGTGGACGTGGCACAACTCCTGCTGGACTCGGTCAAGACCACCCCCACCGACGAACCCGAAGGCGGCGACGGCCAAACAGCCGCCCAGCCCCAACCGCAACCGGTCAAGTAA
- a CDS encoding methyltransferase, producing the protein MTTAPTLTMRGLVPVLFGHAAFQQLNAACELGLFEYLHSAPGASAESIATGTGLSTHSAQVLLLGTTSLGLTTKGPDGYRNCAIVEEEFREGSWPVLRDVVEFQAKIAYLPAADYAESLRTGENIGIRHFPGDTQDLYTRLANTEGLEQLFYRCMNSWSTLSNPVLLEGVDYSQVQRVLDVGGGDAVNAIALASAHEHLRITVLDRPGALDVAKEKIAQHGLADRIDTHAADLFDDAYPTGYDCVLFAHQLVIWTPEQNKALLGKAFDAMADGQRVLIFNAFSDDDGTGPLYAGLDSVYFSTLPFRGSTLYPWRDYEEWLRHCGFSRTNRITIDSWTPHGVIEAYKG; encoded by the coding sequence GTGACCACCGCCCCTACCCTGACGATGCGCGGACTGGTGCCCGTCCTGTTCGGACATGCCGCGTTCCAGCAACTCAACGCGGCGTGCGAGCTCGGGCTCTTCGAGTATCTGCACAGCGCACCGGGCGCCTCCGCGGAGTCCATCGCGACCGGTACTGGCCTGAGCACGCACTCGGCCCAGGTACTGCTGCTGGGGACGACGTCGCTCGGTCTCACGACAAAGGGCCCGGACGGCTACCGAAACTGCGCCATCGTGGAGGAAGAGTTCCGCGAAGGCAGCTGGCCGGTGCTGCGGGACGTCGTGGAGTTCCAAGCCAAGATCGCTTACCTGCCGGCCGCGGACTACGCGGAGTCCCTGCGCACGGGTGAGAACATCGGCATTCGCCACTTCCCCGGCGACACACAGGACCTCTACACCCGCCTGGCCAACACCGAGGGCCTGGAGCAGCTGTTCTACCGGTGCATGAACTCCTGGTCGACCCTGTCGAACCCGGTGCTGCTCGAAGGCGTGGACTACTCACAGGTCCAGCGGGTGCTCGATGTGGGCGGTGGGGACGCGGTCAACGCGATCGCCCTCGCCTCGGCCCACGAGCATCTGCGCATCACCGTTCTGGACCGACCCGGCGCACTCGACGTCGCCAAGGAGAAGATCGCCCAGCATGGCCTGGCCGATCGCATCGACACCCATGCGGCGGACCTGTTCGACGATGCCTATCCGACCGGCTATGACTGCGTGCTGTTCGCGCACCAGCTGGTGATCTGGACTCCGGAGCAGAACAAGGCTCTGCTTGGCAAAGCTTTTGACGCGATGGCCGACGGGCAGCGTGTGCTCATCTTCAATGCCTTCTCCGACGACGACGGCACCGGTCCGCTGTACGCCGGACTGGACAGCGTCTATTTCTCCACGCTGCCTTTCCGCGGCAGCACCCTCTATCCATGGCGGGACTACGAGGAGTGGCTGCGGCACTGCGGGTTCTCCAGGACCAACAGGATCACGATCGACTCCTGGACACCTCATGGAGTCATCGAGGCCTACAAGGGCTGA
- the kynU gene encoding kynureninase has translation MPTARDAKDLDMADPLYSRREKFLLPEEIVYLDGNSLGALSGRVPATLETVVRDQWGDHLITAWTKDDWWGAPLRIGDRIGRLLGAAPGQIVVGESTSVQTFNALVGAARLRPGRRMLVTDPDHFPTNRYLAESVARLCGLDVVAVPVPDVHGFLREQGEQVAVVSYGAVDFRTGRLWDMAEVTAAAHAADAVVVWDLCHAAGALPVALDDQGVDIAVGCTYKFLSGGPGSPAFIYVARGHHDTFEPPLTGWHGHARPFHMEQGFEPAPGISRTRIGTPPVLSLLALEAALEVFDGVEMAEIRAKSLSLGDFLIKCFDQHLASLGFELVTPREGALRGSQVTVAHPDAHALMRALIARGVIGDVRPPNMLRFGYNALYVSHADIHRAVTTLRDIALSGEHHDPRFVTPTLIT, from the coding sequence ATGCCTACCGCAAGGGATGCCAAGGATCTCGACATGGCAGATCCGCTGTATTCGCGGCGAGAAAAGTTTCTGCTGCCGGAAGAGATCGTCTACTTGGACGGGAACTCACTGGGGGCACTGTCCGGCCGCGTCCCGGCCACGTTGGAGACGGTGGTTCGCGACCAGTGGGGCGATCACCTGATCACGGCATGGACCAAGGACGACTGGTGGGGCGCACCGCTGCGGATCGGCGATCGCATCGGCCGCTTGCTCGGAGCCGCACCCGGTCAGATCGTGGTGGGCGAGTCGACCTCTGTTCAGACGTTCAACGCCTTGGTCGGAGCTGCGCGCCTGCGACCCGGGCGCAGGATGTTGGTCACGGACCCGGACCACTTCCCCACCAACCGGTACCTGGCGGAGTCGGTGGCTCGCCTGTGCGGGCTGGATGTCGTCGCTGTTCCGGTGCCCGACGTGCACGGCTTCCTGCGGGAGCAGGGCGAGCAGGTGGCTGTCGTCTCCTACGGAGCCGTGGACTTCCGCACCGGACGGTTGTGGGACATGGCAGAGGTCACCGCCGCCGCTCACGCCGCGGACGCCGTGGTGGTGTGGGACCTGTGCCATGCTGCGGGCGCGCTGCCTGTCGCGCTGGACGACCAGGGCGTCGACATCGCCGTGGGCTGTACGTACAAGTTCCTGTCCGGCGGTCCTGGCTCCCCCGCGTTCATCTATGTGGCGCGCGGGCATCACGACACCTTCGAGCCGCCGCTCACTGGTTGGCATGGGCACGCCCGGCCGTTTCACATGGAGCAGGGCTTCGAGCCGGCGCCCGGCATCTCGCGGACCAGAATCGGTACACCCCCGGTGCTCTCTCTTCTCGCTCTCGAAGCGGCCTTGGAGGTTTTCGACGGCGTCGAGATGGCCGAGATACGTGCCAAGAGTCTGTCGCTCGGCGACTTCTTGATCAAATGCTTCGACCAACACCTGGCGTCCTTGGGTTTCGAGCTGGTGACTCCGAGGGAAGGCGCTCTGCGGGGCAGCCAGGTGACGGTGGCTCACCCGGACGCCCACGCACTGATGAGGGCCTTGATCGCCAGAGGAGTCATCGGGGACGTGCGGCCCCCGAACATGCTGCGCTTCGGCTACAACGCGCTGTACGTCTCGCACGCCGACATCCACCGAGCGGTGACGACGTTGCGCGATATCGCGCTCTCCGGTGAACACCACGACCCCCGATTCGTGACCCCGACGCTGATCACCTGA
- a CDS encoding TetR/AcrR family transcriptional regulator, translating into MTAPAPERRRAPKMSPQLRRQMIVRSTLALIAEHGLAVTTRQVARSAGISEATIFQVFADKHELLNACMTETARSDDVLRELADIPLDASVTARLLAAAGALETYLTRMGTVVAYLEAVGHTRARRESTASTAGMREVREAVESVVASLAALLAPEEDSLRLPPLQIAQAYFDLLFARSRELDRPLRDSQLPDLVQLLVHGALVAGSPRR; encoded by the coding sequence ATGACCGCCCCGGCCCCCGAACGGCGACGGGCTCCGAAGATGAGCCCGCAGCTGCGCCGCCAGATGATCGTCCGATCCACCCTCGCACTGATCGCGGAGCACGGCCTGGCAGTGACCACTCGTCAGGTAGCCCGCTCCGCCGGCATCAGCGAAGCGACGATCTTTCAGGTCTTCGCCGACAAGCACGAGTTGCTCAACGCCTGCATGACCGAGACCGCGCGCTCCGACGATGTCCTGCGCGAGCTTGCCGACATTCCCTTGGACGCCTCAGTGACAGCGCGTCTCCTCGCGGCTGCCGGAGCGCTGGAGACGTACCTGACGCGCATGGGTACGGTGGTCGCTTACCTGGAGGCGGTAGGGCACACCAGGGCGCGGCGCGAGTCGACCGCCTCCACCGCTGGAATGCGGGAGGTCCGCGAGGCCGTCGAGTCCGTCGTCGCCTCCCTGGCGGCCCTGCTGGCCCCCGAGGAGGACTCCCTGCGACTGCCCCCACTGCAGATAGCCCAAGCCTACTTCGATCTGCTGTTCGCCCGCTCCCGGGAACTCGACCGCCCGCTGCGCGACTCGCAACTGCCGGACCTCGTGCAGCTGCTCGTTCACGGCGCTCTCGTCGCCGGTTCGCCCCGTCGATGA
- a CDS encoding IS1182 family transposase produces the protein MSLRPRSGEHVPPLTAQIARASNPGGTTAIWVRDRLDGLWRDEDFVDWYPRDGRPGLSPAQLATVCVLQFLLGLSDRQTAEAVRCRIDFKYAMAMELDDPGFHHSVLADFRDRLTEDDRADRLLDLALARLKEAGLVRERTTQRTDSTHVLAAVRDLTRLELITEAVRAALEEIAGISPHLLDGLVDEDWGLRYGRPVRLGKNPTKPMTRILATGNDAVRLLEHLYRYGADRMSGPRVQALRQIMVQNYHRDAAGHLRWRTAEKEGGAGLPPSSGAVVSPYDTSARYARHGHIISWKGFAAHLTETCAPDGPNVITDVATTASTTHDSQVLPGIHTRLARRGLLPAEHLVDAGYTSLPHLEHAAREHQVTVSGPLKTNPTHQHRRGEGFARDDFHIDFDRQQVTCPQGQVSAGWHGPYPTSSPTAAPLIVARFTKSQCRPCPARAQCTSTADSARTVGFPPRELRDLQLRVRAEQQTPEWKARYAVRSGVEGTVNEFAHGHGMRRCRYRGQSKAHVQHVLTAIAVNIERLGGLSPAEEALAPRRPTAFQNYLDQRQLPRPKSWRTLGT, from the coding sequence TTGTCCCTGCGCCCCCGTTCCGGTGAGCACGTTCCGCCTCTGACCGCGCAGATCGCGCGGGCAAGCAACCCGGGCGGCACGACGGCGATATGGGTGCGTGACCGGCTGGACGGGCTGTGGCGCGACGAGGACTTCGTCGACTGGTACCCCAGGGACGGACGGCCGGGTCTCTCGCCCGCTCAGCTGGCCACCGTCTGCGTACTGCAGTTCTTGCTGGGCCTGTCGGACCGGCAGACCGCCGAGGCGGTCCGCTGCCGCATCGACTTCAAGTACGCGATGGCCATGGAACTGGACGATCCAGGCTTCCACCACAGCGTGCTGGCCGACTTCCGCGACCGCCTTACCGAGGACGACCGTGCCGACCGTCTTCTCGACCTGGCGCTGGCCCGTCTCAAGGAGGCCGGACTGGTGCGCGAGCGCACCACACAGCGCACCGACTCCACCCACGTCCTGGCCGCGGTGCGCGACCTGACCCGCCTGGAGTTGATCACCGAGGCGGTCCGCGCCGCACTCGAAGAGATCGCGGGCATCTCCCCTCACCTGCTGGACGGGCTGGTCGACGAGGACTGGGGGCTGCGCTACGGCCGGCCGGTCCGCCTGGGCAAGAACCCCACCAAGCCCATGACCAGGATCCTTGCCACCGGAAACGACGCCGTCCGGCTCCTGGAACACCTCTACCGGTACGGAGCGGACCGCATGTCCGGTCCCCGCGTTCAGGCCCTGCGGCAGATCATGGTGCAGAACTATCACCGTGATGCTGCTGGGCACCTGCGCTGGCGCACCGCCGAGAAGGAAGGCGGGGCGGGTCTGCCGCCGTCGTCGGGGGCGGTCGTCTCGCCCTACGACACCTCGGCCCGCTATGCACGGCACGGGCACATCATCAGCTGGAAGGGGTTCGCCGCCCATCTGACCGAGACCTGCGCTCCCGACGGCCCCAACGTGATCACGGACGTGGCCACCACCGCGTCCACCACCCACGACAGCCAGGTCCTGCCCGGCATCCACACCCGCCTGGCCCGCCGCGGGCTGCTGCCCGCCGAGCACCTGGTCGACGCCGGCTACACCTCCCTGCCCCACCTCGAACACGCCGCCCGTGAACACCAGGTCACCGTCTCCGGTCCGCTGAAGACCAACCCCACGCACCAGCACCGCCGAGGCGAGGGCTTCGCCCGGGACGACTTCCACATCGACTTCGACCGTCAGCAGGTCACCTGCCCGCAGGGGCAGGTCAGCGCGGGCTGGCACGGCCCCTACCCGACATCCTCGCCCACCGCGGCCCCACTGATCGTGGCACGGTTTACCAAGAGCCAGTGCCGTCCCTGCCCGGCCCGCGCCCAGTGCACCAGCACCGCCGACAGCGCCCGCACCGTGGGCTTTCCCCCGCGTGAGCTCCGTGACCTGCAACTCCGCGTCCGTGCCGAACAGCAGACGCCCGAGTGGAAGGCCCGCTATGCGGTCCGCTCCGGAGTGGAGGGCACGGTCAACGAGTTCGCCCACGGACACGGTATGCGGCGCTGCCGCTACCGAGGACAGAGCAAAGCCCACGTCCAGCACGTGCTGACGGCCATCGCCGTCAACATCGAGCGCCTCGGCGGGCTGTCACCGGCTGAGGAAGCCCTCGCACCCCGCCGACCAACGGCCTTCCAGAACTACCTCGACCAGAGGCAGCTACCCCGGCCGAAATCCTGGCGCACCCTGGGAACCTGA